A genomic window from Camelina sativa cultivar DH55 chromosome 2, Cs, whole genome shotgun sequence includes:
- the LOC104712610 gene encoding MYB-like transcription factor ETC3 isoform X1, with translation MDNHRRTKQAKTNSIVTSSSSEEVSSLEWEIVNMNQEEEDLVCRMHKLVGDRWELIAGRIPGRTAEEIEKFWVMKTEK, from the exons atggataatcATCGCAGGACGAAGCAAGCCAAGACCAACTCCAttgttacttcttcttcttctgaag AAGTGAGTAGTCTTGAGTGGGAAATTGTGAAcatgaatcaagaagaagaagatttggtcTGTAGAATGCATAAGCTTGTCGGTGACAG GTGGGAACTGATAGCTGGAAGGATCCCAGGAAGAACAGCTGAAGAAATTGAGAAGTTTTGGGTCATGAAAACTGAAAAGTGA
- the LOC104712598 gene encoding UDP-glycosyltransferase 72B1, translated as MIHTSSLVYIKPLTRYLTNYKVKKEIIITNYKKKEKKNSLFTSMEESKAPHVVIIPSPGMGHLIPLIEFAKRLVHQHGFNVTFIVGGEGPPSKAQRTVLGSLPSSISSVFLPPVDLTDVPSSAGIETRISLTVTRSNSEIRKHFDSFAAEGRLPKALVVDLFGTDAFDVASEFHVSPYIFYPSTANVLSFFLHLPKLDETVSCEFRELTEPVQLPGCVPLAGKDLLDPVQDRKIDAYKWLLHNTKRYKEAEGILVNSFFELEPNAIKALQEPGLDKPPVYPVGPLVNIGKHETKQTEECECIKWLDNQPLGSVLYVSFGSGGTLTCEQQNELALGLADSEQRFLWVIRTPSGDANSSYFDSHSQNDPLSFLPPGFLERTKDRGFVIPSWAPQTQVLAHPSTGGFLTHCGWNSTLESVVSGIPLIAWPLYAEQKMNAVLLTEDIRAALRARAGDDGVVRREEVARVVKGLMEGEEGKGVRNKMKELKEGASRVLKDDGSSTKALSLVALKWKANNKQLEQNGNH; from the coding sequence ATGATACACACAAGCTCTCTAGTCTATATAAAGCCATTAACTCGATACCTCACAAATTACAAAGTAAAAAAGGAGATAATAATCACAaactacaaaaagaaagaaaaaaaaaatagtctttTTACATCAATGGAAGAATCAAAAGCGCCTCACGTTGTGATCATACCGAGTCCTGGAATGGGTCACCTCATCCCACTCATTGAGTTTGCTAAAAGACTTGTTCACCAACACGGCTTCAACGTGACCTTCATCGTCGGTGGCGAAGGTCCACCGTCAAAAGCTCAGAGAACCGTCCTCggctctcttccttcttcaatctcctccgTCTTTCTCCCTCCCGTCGATCTCACCGATGTCCCCTCGTCGGCTGGCATCGAAACTCGGATCTCCCTCACCGTGACTCGTTCAAACTCGGAGATCCGGAAACATTTTGACTCGTTCGCGGCGGAAGGTCGTTTACCGAAGGCCCTCGTCGTCGACTTGTTCGGTACGGATGCTTTCGACGTAGCCTCGGAGTTCCATGTGTCGCCGTATATCTTCTACCCATCAACCGCCAACGTTTTGTCGTTTTTTCTCCATTTGCCTAAACTAGACGAAACGGTGTCGTGCGAGTTCAGGGAGTTAACCGAACCGGTTCAGCTCCCTGGTTGTGTTCCGCTGGCCGGAAAAGATTTACTTGACCCGGTCCAAGACCGGAAAATCGATGCATACAAATGGCTTCTCCATAACACAAAGAGGTACAAAGAAGCCGAAGGGATTCTTGTGAATAGTTTCTTCGAGCTTGAGCCAAATGCTATAAAGGCCTTGCAAGAACCGGGTCTTGATAAACCACCTGTTTATCCGGTTGGACCGTTGGTTAACATCGGTAAGCATGAGACTAAACAAACCGAAGAGTGCGAGTGTATAAAGTGGTTGGATAACCAACCGCTCGGTTCGGTTCTCTATGTGTCCTTTGGTAGTGGCGGTACACTTACATGTGAGCAGCAAAATGAGCTTGCGCTCGGTCTTGCAGATAGTGAGCAACGGTTTCTTTGGGTCATACGAACTCCGAGTGGGGATGCTAACTCTTCGTATTTTGACTCACATAGCCAAAACGATCCGTTGTCATTTTTACCACCCGGGTTCTTAGAGCGGACCAAAGACAGAGGCTTTGTGATACCTTCTTGGGCTCCACAAACTCAAGTCTTAGCCCATCCATCAACGGGAGGGTTTTTGACtcattgtggatggaactcgacTCTAGAGAGTGTAGTAAGCGGTATTCCACTTATAGCATGGCCATTATACGCAGAGCAGAAGATGAATGCGGTTTTGTTGACTGAAGATATCCGTGCGGCACTTAGGGCGCGTGCCGGGGATGATGGGGtagtgagaagagaagaggtggCTAGAGTGGTGAAAGGATTGATGGAAGGTGAAGAAGGTAAAGGAGTGAGGAACAAGATGAAAGAATTGAAGGAAGGAGCTTCTAGGGTGTTGAAGGATGATGGATCTTCTACGAAAGCACTTAGTCTCGTGGCCTTAAAGTGGAAAGCCAACAATAAACAGTTAGAGCAAAATGGCAAccactaa
- the LOC104712610 gene encoding MYB-like transcription factor ETC3 isoform X2 produces MDNHRRTKQAKTNSIVTSSSSEVSSLEWEIVNMNQEEEDLVCRMHKLVGDRWELIAGRIPGRTAEEIEKFWVMKTEK; encoded by the exons atggataatcATCGCAGGACGAAGCAAGCCAAGACCAACTCCAttgttacttcttcttcttctgaag TGAGTAGTCTTGAGTGGGAAATTGTGAAcatgaatcaagaagaagaagatttggtcTGTAGAATGCATAAGCTTGTCGGTGACAG GTGGGAACTGATAGCTGGAAGGATCCCAGGAAGAACAGCTGAAGAAATTGAGAAGTTTTGGGTCATGAAAACTGAAAAGTGA